Proteins found in one Phocoena sinus isolate mPhoSin1 chromosome 19, mPhoSin1.pri, whole genome shotgun sequence genomic segment:
- the LOC116744802 gene encoding zinc finger protein 256-like: MATAALRDPPEGGVTFEDIALYFSWEEWKLLDEAQRRLYHDVMLENFALISSLGVWSGEENVEASFEQSASVVMSQVRTSKEPSSSQKTHPCEMCGPVLRDIFHLTEQQGAQHSQKLFKCGACAKGFYFSADTQQHQEQHMQEKPFIIGVDRDSFVKSSNFHVSGETFTCKKVAEDFLATSGHLNQQAIHTGEKPNTVTHCMETLQSRKSHCTRGECKKAFSPKHTLVQAQSVYTERQCFMCSECGKTFKYKSSFVVHQRIHTGDRLYDCGDCGKSFRGSSALIQHRRIHTGARQYKCSKCGKSFSQEFVFIYPQRSHTGENCHICRQCAQSFSHSSIFYQQQTVHTGEMSFECTECRKSFRRKSDLIEHWRVHTGERPYECSECGKSFTSSSALRYHQRVHTGEKPYKCGECGKSFTSSSGLRYHQRIHTGERPYECTDCGKSFTQINHLIIHRRVHTGERPYECSECGKSFSHKSYLSQHQRVHTGERPYECSECGKSFTSGSALCYHQRVHTGEKPYECSECGKSFTNGPILIRHRRVHTGERPYECSECGKSFTQRNHLNIHQRVHTGERPYECIECGKSFTSGSALRYHQKIHIGERPYECSECEKSFTSSSALRCHQRVHTGERPFDCSECGKSFRDSSQLNQHQRVHTGEKPYECSDCGRSFSQNSYLSKHRRVHTGERPYECSECEKSFTSVSALGYHQRVHTGERPYKCSDCGKSFTNSSILIRHRRVHTGERPHACSDCGKSFTQRIHLIIHRRVHTGERPYECSECGKSFTSRSTLHYHQRVHTGEKPYDCSECGKSFSRKSNLSQHQRVHTGERP, encoded by the exons ATGGCGACGGCGGCGCTGAGGGACCCGCCTGAG GGTGGTGTGACCTTTGAGGACATTGCCCTGTACTTCTCCTGGGAGGAATGGAAGCTCCTTGATGAGGCTCAGAGACGCCTGTACCAtgatgtgatgctggagaacttTGCACTTATATCTTCACTGG GTGTCTGGAGTGGAGAAGAGAATGTTGAGGCATCCTTTGAACAGAGTGCTTCTGTGGTAATGTCACAGGTCAGGACTTCCAAGGAACCTTCATCTTCCCAGAAGACTCACCCCTGTGAGATGTGTGGTCCAGTTTTGAGAGACATTTTCCATTTGACTGAGCAGCAGGGAGCACAACACAGCCAGAAACTATTCAAGTGTGGGGCATGTGCAAAAGGATTTTATTTCAGTGCAGACACTCAGCAGCACCAGGAGCAACACATGCAAGAAAAACCGTTCATAATCGGTGTGGACAGGGACTCATTTGTGAAGAGCAGCAATTTCCATGTGTCAGGGGAGACTTTTACCTGCAAGAAAGTTGCAGAGGACTTCCTAGCCACCTCAGGACATCTGAATCAACAGGCCATTCACACTGGGGAAAAACCAAACACAGTCACCCACTGCATGGAAActttacaaagcagaaaaagTCATTGCACCAGGGGAGAATGCAAGAAAGCCTTCAGCCCCAAACACACACTTGTTCAGGCCCAGAGTGTCTACACTGAAAGACAGTGTTTtatgtgcagtgaatgtgggaaaacaTTCAAGTATAAATCCTCATTTGTTGTGcaccagagaattcacactggtgACAGGCTTTATGACTGTGGCGACTGTGGAAAATCTTTTAGGGGAAGCTCAGCCCTCATTCAACATCGAAGAATTCATACTGGGGCAAGGCAGTACAAGTGCAGCaaatgtgggaaatcctttagCCAAGAATTTGTCTTCATTTATCCTCAGAGGAGTCACACTGGAGAAAATTGCCACATTTGCCGTCAGTGTGCACAATCTTTTAGCCATAGCTCCATCTTTTATCAACAACAGAcagttcacactggagaaatgAGTTTTGAGTGCACTGAATGTAGGAAGTCCTTTAGACGAAAATCTGACCTCATTGAACACTGGAGGGTTCACACAGGAGagaggccttatgagtgcagtgaatgtgggaaatcctttaCTTCTAGCTCCGCCCTTCGTTAtcatcagagagttcacactggagaaaagccTTATAAATGTGGAGAATGTGGGAAGTCTTTTACTTCTAGCTCTGGCCTACGTtatcatcagagaattcacacaggagaaaggccATATGAGTGTACTGATTGTGGAAAGTCTTTTACCCAAATAAATCACCTCATTATACACCGAAGAgttcacacaggagaaaggccttatgagtgtagtgaatgtgggaaatcctttagCCACAAATCTTACCTGTCTCAACAccagagagttcacactggagaaaggccttatgaatgtagtgaatgtgggaaatcttttaccTCTGGTTCCGCCCTCTGTTAtcatcagagagttcacacaggagaaaaaccttatgagtgcagtgaatgtgggaaatcctttaCCAATGGACCGATACTCATTCGACACCGTAGAgttcacacaggagaaaggccttatgagtgcagtgaatgtgggaaatcctttaCCCAAAGAAATCATCTCAACATACACCAGAGAGTTCATACAGGAGAAAGACCTTATGAATGCATTGAATGTGGGAAGTCTTTTACCTCTGGTTCTGCCCTTCGTTATCATCAGAAAATTCACattggagaaaggccttatgagtgcagtgaatgtgagAAATCTTTTACCTCTAGCTCTGCCCTCCGTTGtcatcagagagttcacacaggagaaaggcctTTTGACTGCAGTGAATGTGGTAAATCTTTTAGGGACAGTTCCCAATTGAATCAACAccagagagttcacactggagaaaagccTTATGAATGTAGTGATTGTGGGAGATCCTTTAGCCAGAATTCATACCTCTCTAAACACCggagagttcacactggagaaaggccttatgagtgcagtgaatgtgagAAATCTTTTACTTCTGTCTCTGCCCTTGGTTAtcatcagagagttcacactggagaaaggccttataaGTGCAGTGACTGTGGGAAATCTTTTACCAATAGCTCAATACTGATTCGCCATCGGAGAgttcacacaggagaaaggcctCATGCATGTAGTGACTGTGGAAAGTCCTTTACCCAAAGAATTCACCTCATAATTCACCGGAGAgttcacacaggagaaaggccttatgagtgcagtgaatgtgggaaatcttttaccTCTCGTTCCACCCTTCATTAtcatcagagagttcacacaGGAGAAAAGCCTTATGACTGCAGCGAATGTGGGAAGTCTTTTAGCCGAAAATCTAACCTCTCTCAGCACCAGcgagttcacactggagaaaggccttaa